CGTACCTCGTCCCAGCCGTGAACGGCCTCGATCCGCCCGGGCGGGGGCGCCAGGTAACGCACCGCGGCACCCCGGGTCGGGGTCAGCGGGCCGGGCCGGTCCCGGCGTCCCAGCAGGTCGTCGAAGACCTGACCGAACAGCTCCAGGCCGGGGATCGCGTGGGCGAGCATGGTGTGGATGAAGTCGCCCCCGAACCGGGTGTGCACCTCGCCGAGCACCACCCCGTCCCGGGTCAGCCACAGCTCGACGTGAAAGCCCCCGGCGCGCAGCCCGAGTTCCCGTAGGGCGGCCGTGACCGTGTGCTCGATCTCCTCCTGGCGGCCGGGCGGGAGATCGGCGGGCAGGGCGTGGGCGATCTCGACGAAGTACGGCGGGTCCACCTTCTCCTTCTCGGTCACGGCCAGGATCACCGGGCGGCCGTCGAGGAAGATGCCCTCGACGCTGTACTCAGGGCCGTCGACGAACTCCTCGACCAGGAACGGGGCCGTGCCGGGCAGCAGGTCCAGCGCTGCGGGGAGCCCGGCGGTGTCGAACACCTGGCTCACGCCGATGCTGCCCATCGCGTCCCGCGGTTTGACGATCCACGGACCGGTGCCCGATCGCAGGAAGTCCTCGGCGTCGGCCTGGTCCGCGCACAGGCGCACGGCCGGCTGGGCGAATCCCGCGGCGGCCAGGGCGGCCCGGCCGATGTCCTTGGTCCGCACCCGGTGAACGGCCTCGACCGGGTTGCCGACGGCTCCGAGGGCCTGCGCGGTCTCGGCCACCGTCACCTGAGCCATCTCCTGGAGGGCGAACACCGCGTCGATCCGGTGGCCGGAACCGACCTGGTTGCGCGCCCATTCGACAGTCTCCCCGGCGGGCAGGAAACTCACCGGGGCGGTGGCGCCGGCCGCCGCGACGACGGCGGGAGTGGCCAGCAGCGCCTCCTGCGCGTTGGTGACGTAGGTGTGGATTCCTCGCGCGCGGGCCTGCCCGAGCGCCTGCAGGGCCATGTCGGTGCTCATGGCCACGGCCCGGGCGCCGCCGACGAAGAGCAGGGTCGGGGGTGTCTCGTCACTCATCAGGTCTCTCCGGAAGGTGTGGGGGTGATGACCGGGACGCGGTCGGGAAGGTCAGGAAGGTCGGGAAGGTCAGGAAGGTCGGGAAGGTCAGGGAAGGACGGGGCCCGTGTCCGGGATTGGCTCCAGGTCGATCAGGACCTGGTCGGCCGCGACGACGTCACCGACGGTGCAGCGGATCCCGGCGATCACCCCGGAACGTGGCGCCGGCAGCGGAGTCTCCATCTTCATGGCCTCCACCACGGCGACGACGTCGCCGGCGCTGATCGTGTCGCCGACGGCCACGGGCAGGGCGACGACGGCGCCCGGCATGCCCGATCGCACGACGTCGCCGGCGGTGTCCGCGGCGTGGACGGTGAAGGACGGGACGCCCAGGGCGACCCGGTACCCGTCCACGACGATCTCGTACCCGGAAGGGGTGCGCAGGCCGCTCCAGTCGCAGGTGTCGGCCGTCCCTTCGTGCAGGCCGTTGCGCCGGGTCACCGTGACGTCGATCCGGCGCCCGTCCACCTCGACGCAGACCCCGTCGGCGTCGACGCGGACGATGTTCGCCGGGGTGTGGGTGTCGTGGCCCTCCACGGTGACGACGCGGCCCAGGGGCGCGGCCGGGTCGAGGTCCTGGCGGTCGAGCGGCCCGACGGACCCGTTCCACGGTGACGTGGCGAGGTCGCCGCCGGAGGTGGCCTGGACGGCCGCCACGCAGGCGGCGGCCGTCGCGGTCCGGCTCCGGGTGAACTGGTCGATCGCGTCGACCAGATGGGTGTCGACCAGGCCCGCCACCACCCGGGGGTGATCCAGCAACTCGCCCACGAACCCCAGGTTGGTCGTCAGCCCGACGACCCGGGTGTCGCGGACCGCCTGCCGGAGCCGGCGCAGGGCGGAGGACCGGTCCGGGCCCCGGGCGATGAGTTTGGCGATCATCGGGTCGTAGAACGACGACACCACCCCGGTCCGGTCGAAGGCCGCCTCCACCCGGATCTTCCCGGGCCAGCGCACCACCCGGGCCGTGCCGGGGGCGGGCTGGAATCCGGCGTCGGGGTCCTCGGCATACACCCGGCACTCGATGGCGTGACCGGTGACACCGATCCGGTCCTGGGTCAGCGGCAGCGGCTCGCCCGCGGCGACCCGCAGCTGCCACTCGACCAGGTCTACCCCGGTGATCTCCTCGGTGACCGGATGTTCCACCTGCAGGCGGGTGTTGGCCTCCAGGAAGTAGAAGTGGCCGTCCGGGTCGAGGATGAACTCGAAGGTGCCGGCATTGACGTATCCGATCGACGCCGCCCCCCGTACGGCCGCGGCCAGGAGGGTGTCGCGCACGCTCGCGGGCAGATCGGCGGCGGGCGCCTCCTCGACGATCTTCTGGTGACGTCGCTGCAGGGAACACTCACGCTCGTACAGGTGCACCACGTGGCCGAAGGTGTCACCGAACACCTGGACCTCGATGTGGCGGGGCCGGGAGACGTAGCGCTCGGCCAGGAGCCGTCCGTCACCGAAGCTGCTGCGGGCGAGCCGGACCGATTCGGCGACGGCCGCGGCCAGTTCCCCGGGCTCGGTGACCACCCGCATCCCCTTGCCCCCACCGCCGGCCACGGGCTTGAGGATCACCGGGTACCCGATCCGCCCGGCGTCGGCCGCCAGGACCTCCGGCGACTCGGTGGCCAGCGGTGATCCGGGAAGGATCGGGACCCCGGCCTGCCCCATCAGGGCACGGGCCGTGGCCTTGTCGCCCATCGCGCAGATCGTGTCCGGGCCGGGGCCGATGTAGACCAGGCCCGCGTCGGTCACGGCGGCCGCGAAATCAGGGTTCTCCGAGAGGAACCCGTAACCGGGATGAACGCTGTCGCAGCCGGTCGCGAGCGCCGCCTCCACCAGCCGCGGGATGCTCAGGTAGCTGTCGGTGGCCGGCCCGGGCCCGATCCGGACCACGTCGACGGCCCCGGTCAGGTGTGCGGCCGTGGCGTCGGCGTCGGAGTGCACCGCCACGTACTCCACGCCCAGCCGGCGGCAGGTACGGGCGACCCGCCGGGCGATCTCCCCACGGTTGGCGATCAGAACGCGTTTCAGCATCGTCATCACATCCTGAAGACACCGAAACGGGTCTCCTGCTTGGGTGCGCCGGCGGCCAGGGCCAGGCACACGGTGAGCCAGCTGCGGGTGTCGACCGGGTCGACGACGGCGTCGACCCAGAGGCGGGCGGCGAAGTACAGAGGCTGTGACTGCTTCTCGTAGGAGTCGAGAATCGGCCGCTTGATGGCCTCCTCCTCCTCGGCCGACAGGCTTCGTCCCTCCTTGGCCAGCTGATCGCCGCGGATCTGGGCCATCACCGAGGCCGTCTGCTCGGCCCCCACCACGGTGGATTTAGCGCTCGGCCACATGGCCATCAGCGTCGGGCCCATCGAACGGCCGCACATGGCGAAGTTCCCGGCGCCGAAACTGCCGCCGATGACGAGACTGAATTTCGGGACCCGGGCGCAGGAGACGGCGTTGACGAGTTTCGCACCGTGCTTGGTGATGCCGGCGGCCTCGTACTCGGCCCCCACCATGAACCCGTTGATGTTGTGCAGGAACAGCAGGGGGATGTCCCGCTGGGCACAGATCTCGATGAAGTTGGCGGCTTTCTGGGCGCTCTCGGGGAAGAGGACACCGTCGTTGATCAGAATCCCGACCGGGTAGCCGCCGATGTCACCCGTGCCG
This region of Kineosporia sp. NBRC 101731 genomic DNA includes:
- a CDS encoding ATP-grasp domain-containing protein codes for the protein MSDETPPTLLFVGGARAVAMSTDMALQALGQARARGIHTYVTNAQEALLATPAVVAAAGATAPVSFLPAGETVEWARNQVGSGHRIDAVFALQEMAQVTVAETAQALGAVGNPVEAVHRVRTKDIGRAALAAAGFAQPAVRLCADQADAEDFLRSGTGPWIVKPRDAMGSIGVSQVFDTAGLPAALDLLPGTAPFLVEEFVDGPEYSVEGIFLDGRPVILAVTEKEKVDPPYFVEIAHALPADLPPGRQEEIEHTVTAALRELGLRAGGFHVELWLTRDGVVLGEVHTRFGGDFIHTMLAHAIPGLELFGQVFDDLLGRRDRPGPLTPTRGAAVRYLAPPPGRIEAVHGWDEVREHPAVLYSELNAGPGDVVPALHRSADRIGLIVVGAETTAQAKQLAIKLTESIRFDIAADAHTE
- a CDS encoding biotin carboxylase N-terminal domain-containing protein — encoded protein: MLKRVLIANRGEIARRVARTCRRLGVEYVAVHSDADATAAHLTGAVDVVRIGPGPATDSYLSIPRLVEAALATGCDSVHPGYGFLSENPDFAAAVTDAGLVYIGPGPDTICAMGDKATARALMGQAGVPILPGSPLATESPEVLAADAGRIGYPVILKPVAGGGGKGMRVVTEPGELAAAVAESVRLARSSFGDGRLLAERYVSRPRHIEVQVFGDTFGHVVHLYERECSLQRRHQKIVEEAPAADLPASVRDTLLAAAVRGAASIGYVNAGTFEFILDPDGHFYFLEANTRLQVEHPVTEEITGVDLVEWQLRVAAGEPLPLTQDRIGVTGHAIECRVYAEDPDAGFQPAPGTARVVRWPGKIRVEAAFDRTGVVSSFYDPMIAKLIARGPDRSSALRRLRQAVRDTRVVGLTTNLGFVGELLDHPRVVAGLVDTHLVDAIDQFTRSRTATAAACVAAVQATSGGDLATSPWNGSVGPLDRQDLDPAAPLGRVVTVEGHDTHTPANIVRVDADGVCVEVDGRRIDVTVTRRNGLHEGTADTCDWSGLRTPSGYEIVVDGYRVALGVPSFTVHAADTAGDVVRSGMPGAVVALPVAVGDTISAGDVVAVVEAMKMETPLPAPRSGVIAGIRCTVGDVVAADQVLIDLEPIPDTGPVLP